From one Lycium barbarum isolate Lr01 chromosome 6, ASM1917538v2, whole genome shotgun sequence genomic stretch:
- the LOC132598873 gene encoding transcription factor GTE2-like, with translation MASAVLASRNESSWAQSGGGAGGAGGGFMGKTPYTQQQLNPNPNPKKKQKQFHHTSNGRHIDDSPAVTQTASDDAYSFNQRPIESTANVDGLNLGGYLTYNVVSYNKGELHELRSRLVSELEQTRNLKDRIESGQLSTTNPRSHGKSKKLSGNKRPTPSGSVKDPKKLPNGVENRNLGVKGIIGMESMMKECRGILGKLMKHKSGWIFNTPVDAEALGLHDYHQIIKRPMDLGTVKSNLAKNFYPTPFEFAADVRLTFNNALLYNPKTDQVHGFAEQLLARFEEMFRPLQDKLNKLDGGRREFHPVDELQGSSWNHIPTPERVKKPKATPAPKKQERMQNHSSASTPSLPLPPPNPPVRQQSPLSTPSPVRAPPATKPQSAATEAPRVPKQPKPRAKDPNKREMSMEEKHKLGVGLQSLPQEKMPQLVQIIRKRNEHLAQDGDEIELDIEALDTETLWELDRFVTNWKKMVSKTKRQALMNNLGPPSASAAASAATTSFAEADGPATSEKNDSFKKPKKGDAGDEDVEIEDDEPATHFPPVEIEKDEGGGRDQDNGGSSSSSSSSSSSSGSSSSSDSDSGSSSGSDSDADDAHS, from the exons ATGGCATCCGCCGTCTTAGCTAGCCGGAATGAATCTAGCTGGGCTCAGTCTGGTGGTGGTGCTGGTGGTGCCGGTGGTGGATTCATGGGGAAAACCCCTTATACACAACAACAACTGAACCCTAACCCTAACCCTAAGAAAAAACAGAAGCAATTCCATCACACATCTAATGGTCGGCATATCGATGATTCGCCGGCCGTTACACAAACGGCGTCAGATGATGCGTATTCGTTCAATCAACGGCCGATTGAATCAACGGCCAACGTTGACGGTCTTAATCTTGGAGGCTATTTGACCTACAACGTTGTCTCTTACAACAAAGGCGAACTCCATGAGCTACGGAGTCGGTTGGTGTCGGAGCTTGAACAGACCCGAAACCTTAAAGATCGAATCGAATCGGGTCAATTGAGCACCACCAACCCCAGATCTCATGGGAAATCGAAGAAATTATCGGGTAATAAACGGCCCACACCTTCTGGATCCGTTAAAGATCCGAAAAAACTCCCAAACGGAGTTGAAAATAGGAATTTAGGTGTCAAGGGTATAATCGGAATGGAAAGTATGATGAAGGAATGTAGGGGTATTTTGGGGAAGCTGATGAAGCATAAAAGTGGGTGGATTTTCAATACACCCGTAGATGCTGAAGCTTTGGGTCTACATGATTACCATCAGATAATTAAACGACCCATGGATTTGGGGACGGTGAAATCTAATTTGGCTAAGAATTTTTACCCTACCCCTTTTGAATTTGCAGCTGATGTAAGGCTTACTTTCAATAATGCCTTGTTGTATAACCCTAAAACAGATCAAGTTCATGGCTTTGCTGAGCAGCTTCTTGCACGATTTGAGGAGATGTTTAGACCGCTTCAGGATAAATTGAATAAGCTTGATGGGGGAAGGAGGGAATTTCACCCTGTAGATGAGTTGCAGGGGAGTTCTTGGAATCACATTCCTACGCCCGAAAGAGTGAAGAAACCCAAGGCTACGCCGGCCCCTAAGAAGCAAGAACGGATGCAAAATCATTCAAGTGCATCAACCCCCTCTTTGCCGTTGCCACCACCCAATCCACCAGTGCGGCAGCAGTCCCCGTTGTCGACTCCTTCCCCAGTGAGGGCACCACCGGCAACAAAGCCCCAATCAGCTGCTACTGAAGCTCCTCGTGTACCAAAGCAACCTAAGCCGAGGGCAAAGGATCCGAATAAAAGAGAGATGAGTATGGAGGAGAAGCATAAATTAGGTGTTGGATTGCAAAGTTTACCGCAAGAGAAGATGCCGCAGTTAGTCCAGATTATAAGGAAAAGGAATGAGCATTTAGCCCAAGATGGTGATGAGATTGAGCTTGACATTGAGGCCCTTGACACGGAGACTCTATGGGAGCTTGATAGGTTTGTGACCAATTGGAAGAAGATGGTGAGCAAAACTAAGAGGCAGGCTTTGATGAACAATTTGGGACCTCCATCCGCCAGTGCTGCAGCTTCTGCTGCAACTACATCCTTTGCGGAGGCAGATGGG CCTGCAACTAGCGAGAAAAATGATTCATTTAAAAAGCCCAAGAAGGGTGATGCTGGAGATGAGGATGTAGAGATAGAGGATGATGAACCCGCCACCCATTTTCCTCCAGTGGAAATTGAGAAGGATGAAGGTGGTGGTCGGGATCAAGATAATGGTGGTAGTAGTAGCTCCAGTAGTTCCAGCAGCTCAAGCAGCGGTTCCTCCTCTTCTAGTG ATTCTGATTCAGGAAGTTCTTCAGGGAGTGACTCTGATGCTGATGATGCACACTCTTAG
- the LOC132600195 gene encoding protein CYSTEINE-RICH TRANSMEMBRANE MODULE 11-like has product MLNPLAFSFVYSFVCLKILLKILNPPLLASRYYEGPPVMAPPMYMYTAAPPRSQPGFLEACLATLCCCCLLDCCCWDPFLCI; this is encoded by the exons ATGTTGAATCCCTTAGCGTTTTCGTTTGTTTACTCCTTTGTATGTCTGAAAATCCTACTGAAAATTTTGAATCCACCGCTGCTTGCTTCGC GTTATTACGAGGGACCTCCAGTGATGGCACcccctatgtatatgtatactgcTGCTCCTCCTAGGAGCCAACCAGGTTTTCTCGAGGCTTG CCTGGCAACGTTATGTTGTTGTTGCCTCCTAGACTGTTGTTGCTGGGATCCTTTCCTCTGCATCTAG
- the LOC132600194 gene encoding protein CYSTEINE-RICH TRANSMEMBRANE MODULE 11-like: MFIVQRLSQTLKNIQHKEVKHQLTVQSIYPAPAPGYYEGPPVMAPPMYTAAPPPSSQPGFLEACLATLCCCCLLDSCCWDPFLCI, encoded by the exons ATGTTTATTGTCCAGAGGTTGTCCCAAACACTCAAGAATATTCAACACAAAGAAGTCAAGCACCAGCTAACAGTACAGTCAATATACCCCGCCCCTGCTCCAG GTTATTACGAGGGACCTCCAGTGATGGCACCCCCTATGTACACTGCTGCTCCCCCTCCTAGTAGCCAACCTGGTTTTCTCGAGGCCTG CCTGGCAACTTTATGTTGTTGTTGCCTCCTAGACTCTTGCTGCTGGGATCCGTTCCTCTgcatctag